Proteins encoded in a region of the Suricata suricatta isolate VVHF042 chromosome 10, meerkat_22Aug2017_6uvM2_HiC, whole genome shotgun sequence genome:
- the R3HDM2 gene encoding R3H domain-containing protein 2 isoform X11, which translates to MSNSNTTQETLEIMKESEKKLVEESVNKNKFVSKTPSKEETEKESEDTGLRQETQRRTSSHGHARKRAKSNSKLKLVRSLAVCEESSAPFADGPLETQDIIQLHISCPSDKEEEKSTKDVSEKEDKEKNKEKVPRKMLSRDSSQEYTDSTGIDLHEFLVNTLKKNPRDRMMLLKLEQEILEFINDNNNQFKKFPQMTSYHRMLLHRVAAYFGMDHNVDQTGKAVIINKTSNTRIPEQRFSEHIKDEKNTEFQQRFILKRDDASMDRDDNQTGQNGYLNDIRGNREGLSRTSSSRQSSTDSELKSLEPRPWSSTDSDGSVRSMRPPVTKASSFSGISILTRGDSIGSSKGGSAGRISRPGLALGAPEVCNQVTSSQSVRGLLPCTTQQQPPQPQPQPLPALPPTPQQQPPLSSHVLSQPVPALQPSPQPVQFSPGSCPQVLLPVSPPQQYNMADDLSNPFGQMSLSRQGSTEAADPSSALFQPQLISQHPQQTSFIMASAGQPLPTSTYPPSSHAPPTQQVLPPQGYMQPPQQIQVSYYPPGQYPNSNQQYRPLSHPVAYSPQRGQQLPQPSQQPGLQPMMPNQQQAAYQGMIGVQQPQNQGLLSNQRSGMGAQMQGLVVQYTPLPSYQVSVGNDSQNVVQPPFQQPMLVPASQSVQGGLPAGGVPVYYSMIPPAQQNGTSPSVGFLQPPGSEQYQMPQSPSPCSPPQMPQQYSGVSPSGPGVVVMQLNVPNGPQPPQNPSMVQWSHCKYYSMDQRGQKPGDLYNPDSSPQANTQMSSSPVTSPTQSPAPSPVTSLSNVCTGLSPLPVLTQFPRPGGPAQGDGRYSLLGQPLQYNLSICPPLLHGQSTYTVHQGQSGLKHGNRSKRQALKSASTDLGTTDVVLGRVLEVTDLPEGITRTEADKLFTQLAMSGAKIQWLKDAQGLPGGGGGDSGGTAENGRHADLAALYTIVAVFPSPLAAQNASLRLNNSIQGIKQHYMTTSKWPSSEIRGVAPLSAMSQPRVGEGRIPVRYECQISHQPISSYTEASDEGDGIREPK; encoded by the exons AGGCGGACATCCAGCCATGGTCATGCCAGGAAAAGAGCCAAG tCTAATTCCAAGCTTAAGTTGGTGCGCAGCCTGGCAGTGTGTGAGGAGTCCTCTGCCCCATTTGCTGATGGGCCACTAGAAACCCAG GATATAATTCAGTTGCACATCAGCTGCCCCTctgacaaagaggaagaaaagtccACAAAGGATGTCtctgaaaaggaagacaaagagaaaaacaaagaaaaggtcCCAAGAAAGATGCTTTCTAGAG ACTCCAGCCAAGAATATACAGACTCCACTGGAATAGACCTACATGAATTTCTTGTAAATACACTGAAAAAGAACCCAAG GGACAGAATGATGCTGCTAAAATTAGAACAGGAGATTCTGGAATTTATTAATGACAACAA TAACCAGTTCAAGAAGTTCCCTCAGATGACCTCATATCACCGGATGCTATTACACCGGGTAGCTGCCTATTTTGGGATGGACCACAATGTTGATCAAACTggaaaagctgtcatcatcaacaaAACCAGTAACACAAGAAT CCCTGAACAGAGATTTTCAGAACATATAAAGGATGAGAAGAATACAGAATTTCAACAGAGATTCATTCTCAAGAGAGATGATGCCAGTATGGACCGAGATGATAACCAG ACTGGCCAGAACGGATATCTAAATGACATCAG GGGGAACCGTGAGGGGCTGAGCCGAACCTCAAGCAGCCGCCAAAGCAGCACAGACAGCGAACTCAAATCCCTGGAGCCACGGCCGTGGAGCAGCACAGACTCTGACGGCTCTGTCCGCAGCATGCGGCCCCCTGTCACCAAAGCCAGCAGCTTCAGCGGAATCTCTATCCTCACCCGAGGGGACAGCATCGGGAGCAGTAAAGGTGGCAGTGCAGGAAGGATCTCCAGGCCAG GTTTGGCGCTAGGTGCCCCAGAAGTGTGCAACCAGGTCACCTCATCCCAGTCTGTCCGGGGCCTTCTCCCTTGTACTACCCAGCAGCAGCcgccgcagccgcagccgcagccaCTTCCTGCTCTCCCACCCACGCCTCAGCAACAGCCACCCCTGAGCAGTCACGTGCTCTCACAG CCAGTCCCAGCTCTGCAGCCCTCTCCGCAGCCTGTTCAGTTCTCTCCAGGCTCCTGTCCCCAAGTCCTTCTGCCAGTCTCTCCGCCCCAGCAGTACAACATG GCAGATGACCTCAGCAACCCCTTTGGACAAATGAGCCTTAGCCGTCAAGGTTCTACCGAAGCAGCTGACCCATCCTCAGCTCTGTTCCAGCCCCAGCTTATCTCCCAGCACCCTCAGCAGACTAGCTTCATCATGGCTTCTGCAGGACAGCCCCTCCCCACATCCACCTATCCCCCCTCTAGCCATGCGCCACCTACTCAGCAAGTCCTGCCGCCCCAGGGCTATATGCAGCCCCCTCAGCAG ATCCAAGTTTCTTACTATCCCCCTGGACAGTATCCTAACTCCAACCAGCAATATCGACCTCTCTCTCACCCGGTGGCCTACAGCCCCCAACGTGGTCAACAGCTGCCTCAGCCATCCCAGCAGCCTG GTTTACAGCCCATGATGCCTAACCAGCAACAGGCGGCTTACCAAGGCATGATTGGGGTCCAGCAGCCACAGAACCAGGGCCTGCTCAGCAACCAGAGGAGCGGCATGGGGGCCCAGATGCAAGGCCTGGTGGTTCAGTACACTCCACTGCCTTCTTACCAA GTCTCAGTGGGTAATGACTCCCAGAATGTGGTCCAGCCGCCTTTCCAGCAACCCATGCTGGTCCCTGCGAGCCAGTCTGTGCAAGGGGGGCTCCCAGCAGGGGGCGTACCAGTGTACTACAGCATGATCCCACCGGCTCAGCAGAACGGTACTAG CCCTTCTGTGGGGTTTCTACAGCCTCCCGGCTCTGAGCAGTACCAgatgcctcagtctccctctccctgcagtCCGCCACAGATGCCACAGCAGTACTCAG GAGTGTCACCTTCTGGACCAGGCGTGGTGGTCATGCAGCTGAATGTCCCTAATGGACCCCAACCCCCCCAGAACCCATCCATGGTCCAGTGGAGTCACTGTAAATATTACAGCATGGACCAGCGCGGGCAGAAACCTGGAGACCTGTACAATCCTGACAGTAGCCCCCAG GCCAACACACAAATGAGCAGCAGTCCCGTCACATCTCCTACCCAGTCGCCGGCACCCTCTCCTGTCACCAGCCTCAGCAATGTCTGCACAGGACTCAGTCCCCTTCCTGTCCTCACACAGTTCCCCCGGCCTGGGGGTCCAGCACAGG GTGATGGGCGCTATTCCCTCTTGGGCCAGCCATTACAGTACAATCTATCCATCTGTCCTCCCTTGCTCCATGGCCAGTCGACGTACACGGTACACCAG GGTCAGAGTGGATTGAAGCATGGAAACCGGAGCAAGAGACAAGCACTCAAATCTGCCTCCACTGACCTGGGGACAACAGACGTTG TCCTGGGCCGGGTGCTGGAGGTGACAGATCTCCCTGAGGGCATCACTCGGACTGAGGCGGACAAACTCTTCACTCAGCTTGCCATGTCTGGCGCCAAGATCCAGTGGCTCAAGGATGCTCAGGGGCtgcctggcgggggcgggggggacagtgGTGGGACTGCTGAGAATGGCCGCCACGCGGACCTCGCTGCCTTGTACACCATCGTGGCTGTGTTCCCCAGCCCCCTGGCTGCCCAGAATGCCTCCCTTCGCCTCAACAACTCC ATACAAGGGATAAAGCAGCACTACATGACCACCTCCAAATGGCCCTCCTCCGAGATCCGAGGAGTAGCTCCTCTTTCAGCCATGTCACAGCCCAGAGTAGGAGAAGGCCGCATCCCTGTGAGATACGAATGTCAGATATCTCATCAACCCATAAGCTCATATACCGAGGCATCAGATGAGGGAGATGGAATCAGGGAACCAAAGTGA
- the R3HDM2 gene encoding R3H domain-containing protein 2 isoform X7: MSNSNTTQETLEIMKESEKKLVEESVNKNKFVSKTPSKEETEKESEDTGLRQETQRRTSSHGHARKRAKSNSKLKLVRSLAVCEESSAPFADGPLETQDIIQLHISCPSDKEEEKSTKDVSEKEDKEKNKEKVPRKMLSRDSSQEYTDSTGIDLHEFLVNTLKKNPRDRMMLLKLEQEILEFINDNNNQFKKFPQMTSYHRMLLHRVAAYFGMDHNVDQTGKAVIINKTSNTRIPEQRFSEHIKDEKNTEFQQRFILKRDDASMDRDDNQIRVPLQDGRRSKSIEEREEEYQRVRERIFARETGQNGYLNDIRLSKEAFSSSSHKRRQIFRGNREGLSRTSSSRQSSTDSELKSLEPRPWSSTDSDGSVRSMRPPVTKASSFSGISILTRGDSIGSSKGGSAGRISRPGLALGAPEVCNQVTSSQSVRGLLPCTTQQQPPQPQPQPLPALPPTPQQQPPLSSHVLSQPVPALQPSPQPVQFSPGSCPQVLLPVSPPQQYNMADDLSNPFGQMSLSRQGSTEAADPSSALFQPQLISQHPQQTSFIMASAGQPLPTSTYPPSSHAPPTQQVLPPQGYMQPPQQIQVSYYPPGQYPNSNQQYRPLSHPVAYSPQRGQQLPQPSQQPGLQPMMPNQQQAAYQGMIGVQQPQNQGLLSNQRSGMGAQMQGLVVQYTPLPSYQVSVGNDSQNVVQPPFQQPMLVPASQSVQGGLPAGGVPVYYSMIPPAQQNGTSPSVGFLQPPGSEQYQMPQSPSPCSPPQMPQQYSGVSPSGPGVVVMQLNVPNGPQPPQNPSMVQWSHCKYYSMDQRGQKPGDLYNPDSSPQANTQMSSSPVTSPTQSPAPSPVTSLSNVCTGLSPLPVLTQFPRPGGPAQGDGRYSLLGQPLQYNLSICPPLLHGQSTYTVHQGQSGLKHGNRSKRQALKSASTDLGTTDVVLGRVLEVTDLPEGITRTEADKLFTQLAMSGAKIQWLKDAQGLPGGGGGDSGGTAENGRHADLAALYTIVAVFPSPLAAQNASLRLNNSIQGIKQHYMTTSKWPSSEIRGVAPLSAMSQPRVGEGRIPSSKIT; encoded by the exons AGGCGGACATCCAGCCATGGTCATGCCAGGAAAAGAGCCAAG tCTAATTCCAAGCTTAAGTTGGTGCGCAGCCTGGCAGTGTGTGAGGAGTCCTCTGCCCCATTTGCTGATGGGCCACTAGAAACCCAG GATATAATTCAGTTGCACATCAGCTGCCCCTctgacaaagaggaagaaaagtccACAAAGGATGTCtctgaaaaggaagacaaagagaaaaacaaagaaaaggtcCCAAGAAAGATGCTTTCTAGAG ACTCCAGCCAAGAATATACAGACTCCACTGGAATAGACCTACATGAATTTCTTGTAAATACACTGAAAAAGAACCCAAG GGACAGAATGATGCTGCTAAAATTAGAACAGGAGATTCTGGAATTTATTAATGACAACAA TAACCAGTTCAAGAAGTTCCCTCAGATGACCTCATATCACCGGATGCTATTACACCGGGTAGCTGCCTATTTTGGGATGGACCACAATGTTGATCAAACTggaaaagctgtcatcatcaacaaAACCAGTAACACAAGAAT CCCTGAACAGAGATTTTCAGAACATATAAAGGATGAGAAGAATACAGAATTTCAACAGAGATTCATTCTCAAGAGAGATGATGCCAGTATGGACCGAGATGATAACCAG ATCAGAGTTCCATTGCAGGATGGAAGGAGGAGCAAGTcaatagaagagagagaggaggaatatCAAAGGGTCCGAGAGAGAATATTTGCCCGAGAG ACTGGCCAGAACGGATATCTAAATGACATCAG ACTCTCCAAAGAAGCCTTTTCTTCTAGCTCTCACAAGAGAAGGCAGATTTTTAG GGGGAACCGTGAGGGGCTGAGCCGAACCTCAAGCAGCCGCCAAAGCAGCACAGACAGCGAACTCAAATCCCTGGAGCCACGGCCGTGGAGCAGCACAGACTCTGACGGCTCTGTCCGCAGCATGCGGCCCCCTGTCACCAAAGCCAGCAGCTTCAGCGGAATCTCTATCCTCACCCGAGGGGACAGCATCGGGAGCAGTAAAGGTGGCAGTGCAGGAAGGATCTCCAGGCCAG GTTTGGCGCTAGGTGCCCCAGAAGTGTGCAACCAGGTCACCTCATCCCAGTCTGTCCGGGGCCTTCTCCCTTGTACTACCCAGCAGCAGCcgccgcagccgcagccgcagccaCTTCCTGCTCTCCCACCCACGCCTCAGCAACAGCCACCCCTGAGCAGTCACGTGCTCTCACAG CCAGTCCCAGCTCTGCAGCCCTCTCCGCAGCCTGTTCAGTTCTCTCCAGGCTCCTGTCCCCAAGTCCTTCTGCCAGTCTCTCCGCCCCAGCAGTACAACATG GCAGATGACCTCAGCAACCCCTTTGGACAAATGAGCCTTAGCCGTCAAGGTTCTACCGAAGCAGCTGACCCATCCTCAGCTCTGTTCCAGCCCCAGCTTATCTCCCAGCACCCTCAGCAGACTAGCTTCATCATGGCTTCTGCAGGACAGCCCCTCCCCACATCCACCTATCCCCCCTCTAGCCATGCGCCACCTACTCAGCAAGTCCTGCCGCCCCAGGGCTATATGCAGCCCCCTCAGCAG ATCCAAGTTTCTTACTATCCCCCTGGACAGTATCCTAACTCCAACCAGCAATATCGACCTCTCTCTCACCCGGTGGCCTACAGCCCCCAACGTGGTCAACAGCTGCCTCAGCCATCCCAGCAGCCTG GTTTACAGCCCATGATGCCTAACCAGCAACAGGCGGCTTACCAAGGCATGATTGGGGTCCAGCAGCCACAGAACCAGGGCCTGCTCAGCAACCAGAGGAGCGGCATGGGGGCCCAGATGCAAGGCCTGGTGGTTCAGTACACTCCACTGCCTTCTTACCAA GTCTCAGTGGGTAATGACTCCCAGAATGTGGTCCAGCCGCCTTTCCAGCAACCCATGCTGGTCCCTGCGAGCCAGTCTGTGCAAGGGGGGCTCCCAGCAGGGGGCGTACCAGTGTACTACAGCATGATCCCACCGGCTCAGCAGAACGGTACTAG CCCTTCTGTGGGGTTTCTACAGCCTCCCGGCTCTGAGCAGTACCAgatgcctcagtctccctctccctgcagtCCGCCACAGATGCCACAGCAGTACTCAG GAGTGTCACCTTCTGGACCAGGCGTGGTGGTCATGCAGCTGAATGTCCCTAATGGACCCCAACCCCCCCAGAACCCATCCATGGTCCAGTGGAGTCACTGTAAATATTACAGCATGGACCAGCGCGGGCAGAAACCTGGAGACCTGTACAATCCTGACAGTAGCCCCCAG GCCAACACACAAATGAGCAGCAGTCCCGTCACATCTCCTACCCAGTCGCCGGCACCCTCTCCTGTCACCAGCCTCAGCAATGTCTGCACAGGACTCAGTCCCCTTCCTGTCCTCACACAGTTCCCCCGGCCTGGGGGTCCAGCACAGG GTGATGGGCGCTATTCCCTCTTGGGCCAGCCATTACAGTACAATCTATCCATCTGTCCTCCCTTGCTCCATGGCCAGTCGACGTACACGGTACACCAG GGTCAGAGTGGATTGAAGCATGGAAACCGGAGCAAGAGACAAGCACTCAAATCTGCCTCCACTGACCTGGGGACAACAGACGTTG TCCTGGGCCGGGTGCTGGAGGTGACAGATCTCCCTGAGGGCATCACTCGGACTGAGGCGGACAAACTCTTCACTCAGCTTGCCATGTCTGGCGCCAAGATCCAGTGGCTCAAGGATGCTCAGGGGCtgcctggcgggggcgggggggacagtgGTGGGACTGCTGAGAATGGCCGCCACGCGGACCTCGCTGCCTTGTACACCATCGTGGCTGTGTTCCCCAGCCCCCTGGCTGCCCAGAATGCCTCCCTTCGCCTCAACAACTCC ATACAAGGGATAAAGCAGCACTACATGACCACCTCCAAATGGCCCTCCTCCGAGATCCGAGGAGTAGCTCCTCTTTCAGCCATGTCACAGCCCAGAGTAGGAGAAGGCCGCATCCCT TCATCTAAAATCACCTAA
- the R3HDM2 gene encoding R3H domain-containing protein 2 isoform X9, producing MSNSNTTQETLEIMKESEKKLVEESVNKNKFVSKTPSKEETEKESEDTGLRQETQRRTSSHGHARKRAKSNSKLKLVRSLAVCEESSAPFADGPLETQDIIQLHISCPSDKEEEKSTKDVSEKEDKEKNKEKVPRKMLSRDSSQEYTDSTGIDLHEFLVNTLKKNPRDRMMLLKLEQEILEFINDNNNQFKKFPQMTSYHRMLLHRVAAYFGMDHNVDQTGKAVIINKTSNTRIPEQRFSEHIKDEKNTEFQQRFILKRDDASMDRDDNQIRVPLQDGRRSKSIEEREEEYQRVRERIFARETGQNGYLNDIRLSKEAFSSSSHKRRQIFRGNREGLSRTSSSRQSSTDSELKSLEPRPWSSTDSDGSVRSMRPPVTKASSFSGISILTRGDSIGSSKGGSAGRISRPGLALGAPEVCNQVTSSQSVRGLLPCTTQQQPPQPQPQPLPALPPTPQQQPPLSSHVLSQADDLSNPFGQMSLSRQGSTEAADPSSALFQPQLISQHPQQTSFIMASAGQPLPTSTYPPSSHAPPTQQVLPPQGYMQPPQQIQVSYYPPGQYPNSNQQYRPLSHPVAYSPQRGQQLPQPSQQPGLQPMMPNQQQAAYQGMIGVQQPQNQGLLSNQRSGMGAQMQGLVVQYTPLPSYQVSVGNDSQNVVQPPFQQPMLVPASQSVQGGLPAGGVPVYYSMIPPAQQNGTSPSVGFLQPPGSEQYQMPQSPSPCSPPQMPQQYSGVSPSGPGVVVMQLNVPNGPQPPQNPSMVQWSHCKYYSMDQRGQKPGDLYNPDSSPQANTQMSSSPVTSPTQSPAPSPVTSLSNVCTGLSPLPVLTQFPRPGGPAQGDGRYSLLGQPLQYNLSICPPLLHGQSTYTVHQGQSGLKHGNRSKRQALKSASTDLGTTDVVLGRVLEVTDLPEGITRTEADKLFTQLAMSGAKIQWLKDAQGLPGGGGGDSGGTAENGRHADLAALYTIVAVFPSPLAAQNASLRLNNSIQGIKQHYMTTSKWPSSEIRGVAPLSAMSQPRVGEGRIPVRYECQISHQPISSYTEASDEGDGIREPK from the exons AGGCGGACATCCAGCCATGGTCATGCCAGGAAAAGAGCCAAG tCTAATTCCAAGCTTAAGTTGGTGCGCAGCCTGGCAGTGTGTGAGGAGTCCTCTGCCCCATTTGCTGATGGGCCACTAGAAACCCAG GATATAATTCAGTTGCACATCAGCTGCCCCTctgacaaagaggaagaaaagtccACAAAGGATGTCtctgaaaaggaagacaaagagaaaaacaaagaaaaggtcCCAAGAAAGATGCTTTCTAGAG ACTCCAGCCAAGAATATACAGACTCCACTGGAATAGACCTACATGAATTTCTTGTAAATACACTGAAAAAGAACCCAAG GGACAGAATGATGCTGCTAAAATTAGAACAGGAGATTCTGGAATTTATTAATGACAACAA TAACCAGTTCAAGAAGTTCCCTCAGATGACCTCATATCACCGGATGCTATTACACCGGGTAGCTGCCTATTTTGGGATGGACCACAATGTTGATCAAACTggaaaagctgtcatcatcaacaaAACCAGTAACACAAGAAT CCCTGAACAGAGATTTTCAGAACATATAAAGGATGAGAAGAATACAGAATTTCAACAGAGATTCATTCTCAAGAGAGATGATGCCAGTATGGACCGAGATGATAACCAG ATCAGAGTTCCATTGCAGGATGGAAGGAGGAGCAAGTcaatagaagagagagaggaggaatatCAAAGGGTCCGAGAGAGAATATTTGCCCGAGAG ACTGGCCAGAACGGATATCTAAATGACATCAG ACTCTCCAAAGAAGCCTTTTCTTCTAGCTCTCACAAGAGAAGGCAGATTTTTAG GGGGAACCGTGAGGGGCTGAGCCGAACCTCAAGCAGCCGCCAAAGCAGCACAGACAGCGAACTCAAATCCCTGGAGCCACGGCCGTGGAGCAGCACAGACTCTGACGGCTCTGTCCGCAGCATGCGGCCCCCTGTCACCAAAGCCAGCAGCTTCAGCGGAATCTCTATCCTCACCCGAGGGGACAGCATCGGGAGCAGTAAAGGTGGCAGTGCAGGAAGGATCTCCAGGCCAG GTTTGGCGCTAGGTGCCCCAGAAGTGTGCAACCAGGTCACCTCATCCCAGTCTGTCCGGGGCCTTCTCCCTTGTACTACCCAGCAGCAGCcgccgcagccgcagccgcagccaCTTCCTGCTCTCCCACCCACGCCTCAGCAACAGCCACCCCTGAGCAGTCACGTGCTCTCACAG GCAGATGACCTCAGCAACCCCTTTGGACAAATGAGCCTTAGCCGTCAAGGTTCTACCGAAGCAGCTGACCCATCCTCAGCTCTGTTCCAGCCCCAGCTTATCTCCCAGCACCCTCAGCAGACTAGCTTCATCATGGCTTCTGCAGGACAGCCCCTCCCCACATCCACCTATCCCCCCTCTAGCCATGCGCCACCTACTCAGCAAGTCCTGCCGCCCCAGGGCTATATGCAGCCCCCTCAGCAG ATCCAAGTTTCTTACTATCCCCCTGGACAGTATCCTAACTCCAACCAGCAATATCGACCTCTCTCTCACCCGGTGGCCTACAGCCCCCAACGTGGTCAACAGCTGCCTCAGCCATCCCAGCAGCCTG GTTTACAGCCCATGATGCCTAACCAGCAACAGGCGGCTTACCAAGGCATGATTGGGGTCCAGCAGCCACAGAACCAGGGCCTGCTCAGCAACCAGAGGAGCGGCATGGGGGCCCAGATGCAAGGCCTGGTGGTTCAGTACACTCCACTGCCTTCTTACCAA GTCTCAGTGGGTAATGACTCCCAGAATGTGGTCCAGCCGCCTTTCCAGCAACCCATGCTGGTCCCTGCGAGCCAGTCTGTGCAAGGGGGGCTCCCAGCAGGGGGCGTACCAGTGTACTACAGCATGATCCCACCGGCTCAGCAGAACGGTACTAG CCCTTCTGTGGGGTTTCTACAGCCTCCCGGCTCTGAGCAGTACCAgatgcctcagtctccctctccctgcagtCCGCCACAGATGCCACAGCAGTACTCAG GAGTGTCACCTTCTGGACCAGGCGTGGTGGTCATGCAGCTGAATGTCCCTAATGGACCCCAACCCCCCCAGAACCCATCCATGGTCCAGTGGAGTCACTGTAAATATTACAGCATGGACCAGCGCGGGCAGAAACCTGGAGACCTGTACAATCCTGACAGTAGCCCCCAG GCCAACACACAAATGAGCAGCAGTCCCGTCACATCTCCTACCCAGTCGCCGGCACCCTCTCCTGTCACCAGCCTCAGCAATGTCTGCACAGGACTCAGTCCCCTTCCTGTCCTCACACAGTTCCCCCGGCCTGGGGGTCCAGCACAGG GTGATGGGCGCTATTCCCTCTTGGGCCAGCCATTACAGTACAATCTATCCATCTGTCCTCCCTTGCTCCATGGCCAGTCGACGTACACGGTACACCAG GGTCAGAGTGGATTGAAGCATGGAAACCGGAGCAAGAGACAAGCACTCAAATCTGCCTCCACTGACCTGGGGACAACAGACGTTG TCCTGGGCCGGGTGCTGGAGGTGACAGATCTCCCTGAGGGCATCACTCGGACTGAGGCGGACAAACTCTTCACTCAGCTTGCCATGTCTGGCGCCAAGATCCAGTGGCTCAAGGATGCTCAGGGGCtgcctggcgggggcgggggggacagtgGTGGGACTGCTGAGAATGGCCGCCACGCGGACCTCGCTGCCTTGTACACCATCGTGGCTGTGTTCCCCAGCCCCCTGGCTGCCCAGAATGCCTCCCTTCGCCTCAACAACTCC ATACAAGGGATAAAGCAGCACTACATGACCACCTCCAAATGGCCCTCCTCCGAGATCCGAGGAGTAGCTCCTCTTTCAGCCATGTCACAGCCCAGAGTAGGAGAAGGCCGCATCCCTGTGAGATACGAATGTCAGATATCTCATCAACCCATAAGCTCATATACCGAGGCATCAGATGAGGGAGATGGAATCAGGGAACCAAAGTGA